Proteins encoded together in one Bosea sp. (in: a-proteobacteria) window:
- a CDS encoding SMP-30/gluconolactonase/LRE family protein, with amino-acid sequence MHNPISTFKVAAADLSWTGSDLGRPECILAEPDGTLWVADNRAIVTKIAPDGSQSRLGEMPPMPNGMALEREGSLLVANLETGEFLRMLPDGGKQLLLDAFEGRPLGSLNFVYIDDSGAIWLTISTRTVPRRKALDEPVDDGFILRLDALGKPELMARGFYFTNEIRIDRNRSHLYVAETTAGRVSRAPFNADGSLGRFETFGPAPLYDGARVDGITFDAAGNLWVTELSRNAIVAITPAGESHTIFEDPAGEQVRAPTSVTFGGADLKTVYVGSLVLDRLATFRSPIAGEPMYHWRR; translated from the coding sequence GTGCATAATCCAATCTCGACATTCAAGGTCGCCGCAGCCGATCTGAGCTGGACCGGATCCGACCTCGGCCGGCCGGAATGCATCCTCGCCGAGCCTGACGGCACGTTGTGGGTCGCCGACAACAGGGCCATCGTGACGAAGATCGCGCCCGACGGCAGCCAGTCCCGGCTCGGAGAGATGCCGCCGATGCCGAATGGGATGGCGCTGGAGCGCGAGGGCTCTCTGCTCGTCGCCAATCTGGAAACCGGCGAGTTTCTGCGCATGCTCCCCGACGGCGGGAAGCAACTCCTCCTGGACGCATTCGAGGGCAGGCCGCTCGGCTCGCTGAACTTCGTCTATATCGACGACAGCGGCGCCATCTGGCTGACCATCTCGACCCGCACGGTCCCGCGCCGGAAGGCGCTCGACGAGCCGGTCGATGACGGTTTCATCCTCCGTCTCGACGCCCTTGGAAAGCCGGAGTTGATGGCCAGGGGGTTCTACTTCACCAACGAGATCCGCATCGACCGGAACAGGTCTCATCTCTATGTCGCGGAAACCACGGCGGGGCGCGTCTCGCGCGCGCCGTTCAACGCCGATGGCAGCCTCGGCAGGTTCGAGACCTTCGGCCCCGCGCCCCTTTACGACGGCGCCCGCGTCGACGGCATCACCTTCGATGCTGCCGGCAATCTCTGGGTGACCGAACTATCGCGCAACGCCATCGTCGCGATCACGCCCGCGGGCGAGAGCCATACGATATTCGAAGATCCCGCCGGAGAGCAGGTCCGCGCCCCGACCAGCGTCACCTTCGGCGGGGCGGACCTGAAAACGGTCTATGTCGGCTCGCTCGTTCTCGATCGCCTGGCGACGTTCCGCTCCCCGATCGCCGGCGAACCGATGTACCACTGGCGCCGATAG
- a CDS encoding TIGR02300 family protein — translation MAKPELGTKRVCPVTGRKFYDLNKDPVVSPYTGQAYPRVMFEPQAKAAAPKPEDEEDETEAADSAVELVSLDEADAEASEKDAVVTSEDDIEVEDAIGGDDEDDTFLEEDEEGDDDVADLIDGDIEGDEDN, via the coding sequence GTGGCGAAACCGGAACTCGGAACGAAGCGCGTTTGCCCGGTCACGGGCCGCAAATTCTATGACCTGAACAAGGACCCGGTCGTCTCGCCCTATACGGGGCAGGCTTATCCGCGCGTGATGTTCGAGCCGCAGGCGAAGGCGGCCGCGCCGAAGCCGGAGGACGAGGAGGACGAGACCGAGGCCGCCGACAGCGCCGTCGAGCTCGTCTCGCTCGACGAGGCCGATGCCGAGGCGTCGGAGAAGGACGCCGTCGTCACCAGCGAGGACGACATCGAGGTCGAGGATGCGATCGGCGGCGACGACGAGGACGACACCTTCCTCGAGGAGGACGAGGAGGGTGACGACGACGTCGCCGACCTGATCGACGGCGACATCGAGGGCGACGAGGACAACTGA
- a CDS encoding OB-fold domain-containing protein: MGLSNRVLTLYDQPMWDSIENRRLALQRCDDCLRFRYPPGPICPHCLSMDHRWEAVSGRGSILSWVVFHRQYFDDFPPPYNAVAVQIAEGPIVVSNLVGDEPEGSWIGAQVEFVYRRQGDRAQHAVRLLPDGPVAGGSDQTAS; encoded by the coding sequence ATGGGCCTCTCCAACCGCGTGCTCACGCTCTACGATCAGCCGATGTGGGACAGCATCGAGAATCGGCGTCTCGCCCTGCAGCGCTGCGACGATTGCCTGCGCTTCCGCTACCCGCCCGGCCCGATCTGCCCGCATTGCCTGTCGATGGACCATCGCTGGGAAGCGGTATCGGGGCGCGGCTCGATCCTGTCCTGGGTGGTGTTCCACCGCCAGTATTTCGACGATTTCCCGCCCCCGTACAACGCCGTCGCCGTTCAGATCGCAGAAGGGCCGATCGTCGTCTCCAACCTGGTCGGCGACGAGCCCGAGGGCTCCTGGATCGGCGCGCAGGTCGAATTCGTCTATCGCCGCCAGGGCGACAGGGCGCAGCATGCCGTGCGCCTCCTGCCAGACGGACCAGTCGCGGGAGGCAGCGATCAGACCGCTTCATGA
- a CDS encoding LysR substrate-binding domain-containing protein, whose amino-acid sequence MSFTRAAEELHVTPGAVSRQIKLLEDFLGVELFDRTNRDLRIPDASRAYAGALTDVFERVDGATLRLRSAYQEQPLHVHCAMTFAQRWLMPRLPLFLKRDPTQDIRLTTSFIPMPVSILALGDVDMSIQLGRGDWSGLVAHRIAGGELVPVCSPQLLASGPPLRKGADLAGHTLLHSLARPDDWRDWLSAAGADEVNAGHGLRFGSSSLAYQAAADGIGVAIGQMALVAEDLKRGHLVPALDFVFQNGNAYYLTYLERAEKNPRLMAFRDWILDEAGRSAETYRFPVGQGSGAGPAIQPDMTD is encoded by the coding sequence ATGAGCTTCACACGGGCCGCCGAGGAGCTTCACGTCACGCCGGGCGCCGTGAGCCGCCAGATCAAGCTGCTCGAAGATTTCCTCGGCGTTGAGCTCTTCGACCGGACGAATCGCGACTTGCGCATCCCCGACGCGAGCCGGGCCTATGCGGGAGCGCTGACCGACGTCTTCGAGCGCGTGGACGGCGCGACCCTGCGCCTGCGGAGTGCCTATCAGGAGCAGCCGCTGCATGTTCATTGCGCCATGACCTTCGCGCAGCGCTGGCTGATGCCGCGCCTGCCGCTCTTTCTCAAGCGCGACCCGACGCAGGACATCCGGCTGACGACCTCTTTCATCCCGATGCCGGTGTCGATCCTGGCATTGGGTGACGTCGACATGTCGATCCAGCTCGGGCGGGGAGATTGGAGCGGCCTCGTCGCTCATCGCATCGCCGGCGGCGAGCTGGTTCCGGTCTGCAGCCCGCAGCTGCTCGCCTCCGGCCCGCCTCTGCGGAAAGGGGCGGACCTGGCGGGGCATACGCTCCTGCATTCGCTGGCACGGCCCGATGACTGGCGCGACTGGCTGAGCGCGGCCGGAGCCGATGAAGTGAATGCCGGCCACGGCCTGCGTTTCGGCAGTTCGAGCCTGGCCTATCAGGCAGCCGCGGACGGAATCGGTGTCGCAATCGGTCAGATGGCGTTGGTGGCCGAGGACCTCAAACGCGGGCATCTGGTTCCGGCTCTGGATTTCGTCTTCCAGAACGGCAACGCCTATTATCTGACCTATCTCGAACGGGCGGAGAAGAATCCGCGCCTGATGGCCTTTCGTGATTGGATTCTGGACGAGGCCGGCCGCTCCGCGGAGACATATCGCTTCCCGGTCGGCCAGGGATCCGGCGCCGGTCCGGCCATTCAGCCTGACATGACCGATTGA
- a CDS encoding CoA transferase: MPCASCQTDQSREAAIRPLHDVAIVEAYAADAPLGLRLAGGLAARIAADLGARVVKIETGGGDPLRGIPPFIGDTSTTAAFLDAGKRIVPDHDGAFADADVVILDEALRRRSTELPPVVAVLSLFKPEARHGPASSFTVEALGGLLDMVGDPGREPLRLAGNQAAYAAGLSAFAGIAAALCKPKVAGRAAAETVHVSMLDTVVWLNWKSAPFVAPAPLLSRAGAAAEWQVIRCADGWVALVYQDADWAGLCDMVDDARLRAPCFAGRAERLRRIQEVTQIIAERFLLRRREALHAEALKRRLPIGPVWSVEELVADPQNVARGLFAPVGAAGCAAAAMPQLPVVWGGMRFPAGALAPHDVMVAHR, translated from the coding sequence ATGCCGTGCGCCTCCTGCCAGACGGACCAGTCGCGGGAGGCAGCGATCAGACCGCTTCATGACGTCGCGATCGTCGAGGCCTATGCGGCGGATGCCCCGCTGGGGCTGCGCCTCGCCGGCGGTCTTGCGGCGCGCATCGCAGCCGATCTCGGCGCCCGCGTCGTCAAGATCGAGACCGGGGGCGGCGATCCGCTGCGCGGCATCCCCCCCTTCATCGGCGATACGAGCACGACCGCCGCCTTCCTCGATGCCGGCAAGCGCATCGTGCCGGACCATGATGGCGCCTTCGCCGATGCGGATGTCGTCATCCTCGACGAAGCCCTCCGCAGGCGTTCAACGGAGCTGCCGCCGGTCGTCGCCGTATTGTCGCTGTTCAAGCCCGAGGCCCGGCACGGGCCGGCCAGCTCCTTCACCGTGGAGGCGCTCGGCGGCCTCCTCGACATGGTCGGCGATCCCGGGCGCGAGCCGCTCAGGCTCGCGGGCAACCAGGCCGCCTATGCCGCCGGCCTTTCCGCCTTCGCCGGCATCGCCGCCGCCTTGTGCAAGCCCAAGGTCGCGGGCAGGGCGGCTGCGGAGACCGTCCATGTCTCGATGCTCGACACGGTGGTCTGGCTCAACTGGAAGAGCGCGCCTTTCGTCGCCCCGGCGCCGCTGCTGAGCCGCGCCGGCGCCGCGGCCGAATGGCAGGTGATCCGCTGCGCCGACGGCTGGGTCGCGCTCGTCTATCAGGATGCGGATTGGGCCGGGCTCTGCGACATGGTCGACGATGCCCGGCTGAGAGCGCCCTGCTTCGCCGGGCGCGCCGAGCGGCTGCGCCGGATCCAGGAGGTGACGCAGATCATCGCGGAACGCTTCCTGCTGCGCCGGCGCGAGGCGCTGCACGCGGAGGCGCTGAAGCGCCGGCTGCCCATCGGTCCGGTCTGGAGCGTGGAGGAGCTTGTGGCGGATCCGCAGAACGTCGCGCGCGGCCTCTTCGCGCCGGTTGGCGCAGCGGGCTGCGCAGCGGCCGCGATGCCGCAGCTCCCGGTCGTCTGGGGCGGGATGCGATTCCCGGCGGGTGCGCTCGCGCCGCACGACGTCATGGTCGCGCACCGATGA
- a CDS encoding MmgE/PrpD family protein, translating into MTDPTRRPGKTAAEKIGAFVASVRPETLAAEVVRLGAHSFVDTFGVSIGAAREPGGAIAMDYATEGRCGGPATIWPTGRHAQPEDAALANGVLAHLLDYDHITANAGRGHPAVVLWPALVALGETIGATGRQLSAGFAVGYELFMMPGIGKILDHYARGHHVTSTYGLIAATAAAANLIGLDAGKATMAIGMAASHAAGLQANFGTMTKSLHAGIAASAAVRCVRLAARGFTASADALEGRQGFGGAYTFPDLSVDMDALGKGPLALGASSLSVKKFPCCLSVHIAVQTVLDMLAESAIPAADVASIRVAVEPRGLTALIHHRPVSGLQGKFSMEYCVAAALIDGALGLESFTDEAVQRPEAQALLRKVEAMTDGGDQRPLRAAVDIVLNVGTRLRKQRDRLPGSPQQPLSEAEMHRKFRDCVAYSGLDVDTDGFLAKMADWGDRPISSILGTISPAPAR; encoded by the coding sequence ATGACCGATCCCACGAGGCGCCCCGGCAAGACCGCGGCGGAGAAGATCGGGGCGTTCGTCGCGTCGGTGAGGCCGGAAACCCTGGCTGCGGAGGTGGTGCGCCTGGGCGCGCATTCGTTTGTCGACACGTTCGGGGTGTCGATTGGTGCGGCCCGCGAGCCCGGCGGGGCGATCGCCATGGATTATGCCACCGAAGGGCGTTGCGGTGGCCCGGCCACGATCTGGCCCACCGGCCGGCACGCCCAGCCCGAGGATGCCGCGCTCGCCAATGGCGTGCTCGCCCATTTGCTGGACTATGATCACATAACCGCCAATGCCGGGCGCGGTCATCCGGCGGTGGTGCTGTGGCCGGCGCTTGTCGCGCTCGGCGAGACGATCGGCGCGACCGGCCGGCAATTGAGCGCGGGCTTCGCCGTCGGCTACGAACTGTTCATGATGCCCGGGATCGGCAAGATCCTCGATCACTATGCCCGCGGCCACCACGTCACCTCCACTTACGGGCTGATTGCCGCCACGGCCGCGGCCGCCAACCTGATCGGGCTCGATGCCGGGAAGGCGACCATGGCCATCGGCATGGCCGCCTCGCATGCCGCGGGCCTGCAGGCCAATTTCGGGACGATGACGAAGTCCCTGCATGCCGGCATCGCGGCCTCGGCCGCGGTGCGCTGCGTCCGGCTGGCGGCGCGCGGCTTCACCGCCTCGGCGGATGCGCTGGAAGGCCGGCAAGGTTTTGGCGGCGCCTATACTTTCCCCGATCTGAGCGTCGATATGGACGCGTTGGGAAAAGGGCCGCTCGCCCTCGGCGCAAGCAGCCTTTCGGTCAAGAAATTTCCCTGCTGCCTCAGCGTGCATATCGCGGTGCAGACCGTTCTGGACATGCTGGCGGAAAGCGCGATCCCGGCGGCCGATGTGGCGAGCATCCGGGTCGCCGTCGAGCCACGCGGCCTGACGGCGCTCATCCACCACCGCCCCGTCAGCGGCCTGCAAGGCAAGTTCAGCATGGAGTATTGCGTTGCAGCGGCGCTGATCGACGGCGCGCTCGGATTGGAGAGCTTCACGGACGAAGCCGTTCAGCGTCCCGAGGCCCAGGCTTTGCTGCGCAAGGTCGAGGCCATGACCGATGGCGGCGACCAGCGCCCGCTGCGCGCTGCCGTGGATATCGTGCTGAATGTTGGAACCCGCCTGCGCAAGCAGCGGGATAGGCTTCCCGGAAGCCCGCAACAGCCGCTCAGCGAAGCCGAAATGCACCGGAAATTTCGCGATTGCGTCGCCTATTCCGGGCTGGATGTCGATACCGACGGTTTTCTCGCCAAGATGGCCGATTGGGGCGACCGGCCGATCTCTTCCATTCTCGGGACGATCAGCCCGGCTCCAGCTCGATGA
- a CDS encoding CaiB/BaiF CoA-transferase family protein, with protein sequence MTPAPLQGCRVLDLGIITAGAATSALLADMGAEVIKVESPHYRDPFRLWAAGDPAAGSGGLPPFFRATNRNKLGISLDLKHESGRAAFLRLVANSDIVVENFRRGVLGRLGLDYEALRSANPAIILASVSSQGETGPDAGYVSYGSTLEAVAGLAWLTGYPDGPPTISGRDVNYPDQIVAIFAAGIIATAWRVRRNGGGGTHLDLSQRELTSFLCGEAFLAAGRDAAPARAGNAQAPHRVQDCFRDQDGKWVAVTVDAADIDRLRTVPGMGTPRSDADLDTALRAWIASRPGAEAVASLEAAGIAAAPVLDGHSLLSLQHQLWDNALSRTDGGDLVKGFPFQLSEAPLRITRDAPGIGSHSAEILTRVAGYSPAQVAALARAGVIELEPG encoded by the coding sequence ATGACGCCGGCGCCGCTGCAGGGTTGCCGGGTCCTCGATCTCGGCATCATCACCGCCGGCGCCGCGACCTCGGCGCTGCTCGCCGATATGGGAGCGGAGGTGATCAAGGTCGAATCGCCGCACTATCGCGACCCGTTCCGCCTCTGGGCGGCGGGCGATCCGGCAGCCGGCTCCGGCGGGCTGCCCCCCTTCTTTCGGGCGACCAACCGCAACAAGCTGGGCATCAGCCTCGACCTCAAGCACGAATCCGGCCGCGCCGCCTTCCTGCGCCTGGTGGCGAACAGCGATATCGTGGTCGAGAACTTTCGCCGCGGCGTGCTCGGCCGGCTCGGCCTCGACTATGAGGCGCTGCGCAGCGCCAATCCCGCGATCATCCTGGCGTCGGTATCGAGCCAGGGCGAAACCGGCCCCGACGCCGGCTATGTCTCCTATGGCTCGACCCTGGAGGCCGTCGCCGGCCTCGCCTGGTTGACCGGTTATCCCGACGGCCCGCCGACGATCAGCGGGCGCGACGTGAACTATCCCGACCAGATCGTCGCGATCTTCGCCGCCGGCATCATCGCGACGGCCTGGCGTGTGCGCAGGAACGGCGGAGGCGGCACCCATCTCGACCTGTCGCAGCGCGAGCTCACCAGCTTCCTCTGCGGCGAGGCCTTCCTCGCGGCCGGGCGCGATGCCGCCCCCGCCCGCGCCGGCAATGCGCAGGCCCCGCACCGCGTGCAGGACTGCTTCCGCGATCAGGACGGCAAATGGGTCGCCGTGACGGTCGATGCCGCCGATATCGATCGGCTCCGGACCGTCCCTGGCATGGGAACGCCACGGTCGGACGCCGATCTGGACACGGCGCTGCGCGCCTGGATCGCGAGCCGGCCCGGCGCGGAAGCGGTCGCATCCCTGGAAGCGGCGGGCATAGCCGCCGCCCCGGTTCTCGACGGCCATTCGCTGCTGTCGCTGCAACACCAGCTCTGGGACAACGCGTTGTCGCGGACCGACGGGGGCGATCTGGTGAAGGGATTTCCCTTCCAGCTTTCCGAGGCCCCGTTACGAATCACCCGTGACGCACCCGGCATCGGCAGCCACTCCGCCGAGATCCTGACCCGTGTCGCAGGCTATTCGCCAGCGCAGGTCGCCGCGCTGGCGCGGGCCGGGGTCATCGAGCTGGAGCCGGGCTGA
- a CDS encoding enoyl-CoA hydratase-related protein yields the protein MASKARNALSGGNRQAMPSLFEKTIHIAMMLAAQAVGRTGDPPFPAGRRGPAELPRAPRERGEGLFLAGIKLEEISKYPAINSFDPQPAARERIRREDIRLTLHPDAAVAVRNGARLPACGRRRPGMSVDFSIRDHVATVMLDRPEAMNAIDPETQAALLDCWARIRQDDDVRVVILTGAGERAFCTGADLKKTMPPAENYAALAFGAGDVAFSANLELDKPIICAINGYALGGGLELALACDIRIAADTARFGFPEVRVGSIPGDGGTQRLPRTIGASDAMLLLLSGDHIDAEEAKRLGIVSRVVPAAALRAEAEAIAGRIAANAPLAVRAVKRLVKQGAGLPVDVGIATERLVWGVLRDTQDRIEGRRAFQEKRKPVFRGR from the coding sequence GTGGCTTCGAAGGCGCGCAATGCATTGAGCGGGGGCAATCGCCAGGCCATGCCGTCCCTCTTTGAAAAAACGATTCATATCGCCATGATGCTGGCTGCACAAGCTGTCGGGCGAACCGGGGACCCGCCTTTTCCCGCCGGGAGGCGGGGCCCGGCCGAGCTCCCGAGGGCGCCGCGTGAACGGGGGGAAGGGCTCTTCCTCGCCGGGATCAAGCTTGAGGAAATCTCAAAATATCCCGCCATTAACTCGTTTGACCCGCAGCCGGCGGCGCGTGAAAGAATTCGGCGCGAAGATATACGTTTGACGCTGCACCCCGACGCCGCCGTCGCGGTTCGAAACGGTGCGCGTTTGCCAGCTTGTGGCCGGAGACGCCCCGGAATGTCGGTCGATTTCTCGATCAGGGACCATGTCGCGACGGTCATGCTCGACCGGCCCGAGGCGATGAACGCGATCGATCCCGAAACGCAAGCGGCGTTGCTCGATTGCTGGGCCCGCATCCGGCAGGACGACGATGTGCGCGTCGTCATCCTGACCGGTGCCGGCGAGCGTGCCTTCTGTACCGGGGCCGACCTCAAGAAGACGATGCCGCCCGCCGAGAACTATGCCGCGCTCGCCTTTGGCGCCGGCGACGTCGCATTCTCCGCCAACCTCGAGCTCGACAAGCCGATCATCTGCGCCATCAATGGCTACGCGCTCGGCGGCGGGCTGGAACTGGCGCTGGCCTGCGATATCCGCATCGCTGCCGACACGGCGCGCTTTGGATTTCCGGAAGTCCGGGTCGGCAGCATTCCCGGCGACGGCGGCACCCAGCGTCTGCCGCGGACCATCGGCGCCAGCGATGCCATGCTGCTGCTTCTGAGCGGCGATCATATCGACGCGGAGGAGGCGAAACGTCTCGGCATCGTCAGCCGCGTCGTGCCGGCTGCGGCTCTGCGCGCCGAAGCCGAGGCCATCGCCGGCCGCATCGCCGCCAATGCTCCGCTGGCCGTGCGCGCCGTGAAGCGTCTCGTCAAGCAGGGCGCAGGCCTGCCGGTCGATGTCGGAATCGCGACCGAGCGGCTGGTATGGGGTGTCCTGCGCGATACGCAGGACCGGATCGAAGGACGACGCGCCTTCCAGGAAAAGCGTAAGCCGGTCTTTCGCGGGCGCTGA
- a CDS encoding thiolase family protein: MSERDIAGVAAVAGVGHSDWIGDHARVRAGGKPHDSNGYAAVAFRRALADAGIERSEIDGLIVGPTTSYERIGELLGLNVRWGGQADAMLGIIEACAVIRSGLAEVVALVYGNDQRSAAISYGGADAMGGNMFLSYVYHAPWGFTSQGALYAMMFRRYMELEGLTEAELGEVAVAQRLAASRNPNALMRKPITIEDYLASSYICEPLHLFDYCLINDGGVALIIAEASRARRMTARAVPIRGVGRSDLNTGATSLEPRLFDYYRPAQREAAEQVFAMAGAGPAEMSALQVYDSFSCHIPLALEGYGYCRVGDAGRFMREHGISLAKGLPVNTSGGHLSESYMQGWNHQVEAVRQIRGECGERQVPDCRFVHYSSDVAGKAVSIIYGR, translated from the coding sequence ATGTCCGAACGCGATATCGCCGGCGTGGCAGCCGTCGCCGGCGTCGGGCACAGCGACTGGATCGGCGATCACGCCCGGGTCCGCGCCGGTGGAAAGCCCCATGATTCCAACGGCTACGCTGCGGTCGCCTTCCGGCGGGCGCTCGCCGATGCGGGCATCGAGCGCAGCGAGATCGACGGCCTCATCGTCGGCCCGACGACCTCGTACGAACGCATCGGCGAGCTGCTCGGGCTCAATGTCCGCTGGGGCGGACAGGCCGACGCCATGCTCGGCATCATCGAAGCCTGCGCGGTGATCCGCAGCGGGCTCGCCGAGGTCGTGGCGCTGGTCTACGGCAACGATCAGCGCTCCGCCGCGATCAGCTACGGCGGGGCCGATGCGATGGGCGGGAACATGTTCCTGTCCTATGTCTACCACGCGCCCTGGGGCTTCACCTCGCAGGGGGCCCTCTATGCGATGATGTTCCGGCGCTACATGGAGCTGGAGGGGCTGACCGAGGCCGAGCTCGGCGAGGTGGCGGTAGCCCAGCGCCTGGCGGCCAGCCGAAACCCCAACGCCCTGATGCGCAAGCCGATCACGATCGAGGATTACCTCGCCTCCAGCTATATCTGCGAGCCGCTGCATCTGTTCGATTACTGCCTGATCAACGATGGCGGCGTCGCGCTGATCATCGCCGAGGCCAGCCGCGCGCGGCGCATGACGGCGCGGGCCGTGCCGATCCGCGGCGTCGGCCGCTCGGACCTGAACACGGGCGCGACCAGCCTCGAACCGCGCCTGTTCGACTATTACCGCCCGGCGCAGCGCGAGGCGGCCGAGCAGGTCTTCGCCATGGCCGGCGCCGGCCCCGCGGAGATGAGCGCCTTGCAGGTCTATGACAGCTTTTCCTGCCACATCCCGCTCGCCCTGGAGGGCTACGGCTATTGCCGCGTCGGCGATGCCGGCCGCTTCATGCGCGAGCACGGAATCTCGCTGGCCAAGGGCCTGCCGGTGAACACCAGCGGCGGCCATCTTTCGGAGAGCTACATGCAAGGCTGGAATCATCAGGTCGAAGCCGTGCGGCAGATACGCGGCGAATGCGGCGAGCGCCAGGTGCCCGATTGCCGCTTCGTCCATTACAGCTCCGATGTGGCCGGCAAGGCCGTCTCGATCATCTACGGCCGGTAG
- the aroA gene encoding 3-phosphoshikimate 1-carboxyvinyltransferase, which translates to MSHDHEPVPVTARAGGPLRGRVRVPGDKSISHRAMIFGLLAIGETRVSGLLEGEDVMRTAAAARALGAVVHHDGPGAWRVQGVGVGGLREPAGVLDFGNAGTGSRLMMGVCGSHPITTTFDGDASLRKRPMRRILDPLEEMGTTIVSQQEGGRVPLTLRGPQEAIPIVYRPPVASAQIKSAVLLAGLAAPGETTVIEAEATRDHTEKMLTHFGAEVTVTPEGAHGRRIVLKGQPELRAAPIVVPADPSSAAFPLVAGLIVPGSDILIESVMTNPLRSGLLTTLREMGADITVEREANEGGETVCDLRVRASALKGVTVPPERAPAMIDEYPVLAVAAAFATGTTRMRGLQELRVKESDRLAAVEAGLRAAGVSCAIEDDDLIVEGSGGAPVRGGGPVATHLDHRIAMSFLVMGLATRDPVVVDDGQMIATSFPSFVSLMNGLGGRIG; encoded by the coding sequence TTGTCCCACGACCATGAACCCGTTCCCGTCACCGCCCGCGCCGGGGGCCCGCTCAGGGGCCGCGTCCGGGTGCCCGGCGACAAGTCGATCTCGCACCGGGCGATGATCTTCGGCCTGCTCGCGATCGGCGAGACCAGGGTCTCCGGCCTGCTCGAGGGCGAGGACGTGATGCGCACCGCCGCCGCGGCGCGTGCGCTCGGCGCCGTCGTCCACCATGACGGGCCGGGCGCCTGGCGCGTGCAGGGCGTCGGCGTGGGGGGCTTGCGCGAACCGGCCGGCGTGCTCGATTTCGGCAATGCCGGCACCGGCTCGCGGCTGATGATGGGGGTGTGCGGCTCGCATCCGATCACCACGACCTTCGACGGCGACGCCTCGCTGCGCAAGCGCCCGATGCGGCGCATCCTCGACCCGCTCGAAGAGATGGGCACCACCATCGTCTCGCAGCAGGAGGGCGGGCGCGTGCCGCTGACGCTGCGCGGCCCGCAGGAGGCGATCCCGATCGTCTATCGCCCGCCGGTCGCCTCGGCGCAGATCAAGTCGGCCGTGCTGCTCGCCGGGCTTGCCGCGCCGGGCGAGACCACGGTGATCGAGGCGGAGGCGACGCGCGACCACACCGAGAAGATGCTGACCCATTTCGGCGCCGAGGTCACGGTGACGCCCGAGGGCGCCCATGGAAGGCGCATCGTGCTGAAGGGCCAGCCGGAATTGCGGGCGGCGCCGATCGTGGTGCCGGCGGACCCGTCCTCGGCCGCCTTCCCGCTGGTGGCGGGGCTGATCGTGCCGGGCTCCGACATCCTGATCGAGAGCGTGATGACCAATCCGCTGCGCTCCGGCCTGCTGACGACGCTGCGCGAGATGGGCGCCGACATCACCGTCGAGCGCGAGGCCAACGAGGGCGGCGAGACGGTCTGCGACCTGCGCGTGCGCGCTTCCGCCCTCAAGGGCGTGACGGTGCCGCCGGAGCGGGCGCCGGCGATGATCGACGAGTATCCGGTGCTGGCGGTGGCCGCCGCCTTCGCGACGGGCACGACGCGGATGCGCGGCCTGCAGGAGCTGCGCGTCAAGGAATCCGATCGGCTTGCCGCCGTCGAGGCGGGCTTGAGGGCGGCGGGCGTCAGCTGCGCCATCGAGGACGACGACCTGATCGTCGAGGGCTCGGGCGGGGCGCCGGTGCGCGGCGGTGGGCCGGTCGCGACCCATCTCGACCACCGCATCGCGATGAGCTTCCTGGTCATGGGGCTGGCGACGCGCGATCCGGTCGTGGTCGACGACGGGCAGATGATCGCGACGAGCTTCCCGAGCTTCGTTTCGCTGATGAACGGGCTCGGAGGCCGGATCGGATGA
- the cmk gene encoding (d)CMP kinase yields the protein MSAAARPGRLVIAVDGPAASGKGTLARRLAAHYGLPYLDTGLLYRMVARAMLDAGHDISDAAAAEAIVGRFDETAFPEERLRGREIGEAASVVAAMPAVRAGLLTRQRRFAAQPGGAVLDGRDIGTVICPGAPAKLFVTATPEVRAARRHKELVGRGEPVTFEGILADIRRRDARDCGRSDAPLRAAEDAVVLDTSALTVEEATAAAIGIVEGRRAA from the coding sequence ATGAGCGCGGCGGCGCGGCCCGGCCGCCTCGTCATCGCCGTCGACGGCCCGGCCGCCTCCGGCAAGGGCACGCTGGCGCGCCGGCTCGCCGCGCATTACGGCCTGCCCTATCTCGATACCGGCCTGCTCTACCGGATGGTGGCGCGCGCCATGCTCGACGCCGGCCACGACATCAGCGACGCCGCGGCGGCCGAGGCGATCGTCGGCCGGTTCGACGAGACGGCCTTCCCGGAAGAACGGCTGCGCGGGCGCGAGATCGGCGAGGCGGCCTCCGTCGTCGCCGCCATGCCGGCGGTACGCGCCGGGCTCCTGACCCGGCAGCGGCGTTTCGCCGCGCAACCCGGCGGGGCCGTGCTCGACGGGCGCGACATCGGCACGGTGATCTGCCCCGGTGCGCCGGCCAAGCTCTTCGTCACCGCGACGCCCGAGGTGCGCGCCGCGCGCCGGCACAAGGAGCTCGTCGGGCGCGGCGAGCCTGTGACCTTCGAGGGCATCCTGGCCGATATCCGCCGGCGCGACGCCCGCGATTGCGGCCGCAGCGACGCTCCGCTCAGGGCGGCGGAGGATGCGGTGGTGCTCGATACCTCGGCGCTCACCGTCGAGGAGGCCACGGCCGCCGCGATCGGCATCGTCGAGGGCCGCCGCGCCGCCTGA